DNA from Sulfurimonas gotlandica GD1:
AGCCCTAAGACTATCAGCGATGAAGTTAAACTATTTTACGCTGATAGTGAACTATATAAACTGACAGGTTGTGTTCATAAAGCGATGCTTTATTTAGAAGATAAAACAACTGTAACTGCAGAAGATATCGGAAGACATAATGCTATCGATAAAGTAGTAGGTAAATGTAAGATAGATTCTCTGGACACAACAAAAGCAGTCTTATTTGTTAGTGGAAGACTTAGTTCTGAAATGGTTGTCAAAGCTGTTATGCATAAGATTCCAATTGTAGTTTCAAGAACTGCTCCAACATATCTTGGAGTACAAACGGCAAATACGCATGGAATAACTCTGATAGGTTTTGCCAGAGGTAGAAAAATGAATATCTATACTCATAGTGGAAGAATTCATGGCTAATCAAGCTGAAATTATAAAGCAATATCTAAATGAGAACGGAAAAATAAACTGTTTAGATGGCTTTAAATTGGCTAGAAAGTTAAATATAGATCCCGGCGAAATAGCTGAGCTTACTAAAAAATACGGTATCAAAATCGACAATTGCGAGCTTGGTGTTTTTGGTGACAATGACTTTGGTGAAAGAAGAGATGATATATATGAAAAGCTCTCTTTAAAAGCTGATAATGAAAAAAAGCTAGAGTGTAGTGTTGCTTGGGAAGTAGCACAGGAATTTTCTTTGAAAAAAGTTGGTTCTACCACTAAAAAAAGTGACATTGAAGTTATATATTGTCAGCTTGGATGTTTTAGAAGAAGGATTCACCATGGTAGTAAAAGTTAAAACTTGGATAGAAGACGACAGTGAGCACCTTATTTTTGGTGGGGGAAAAACTCAAGTCTTGGAACTGATAGATGAAACAGGTTCAATCTCAGAAGCTTCAAAAAAAGTGGGGATGAACTATAAAAAAGCTTGGACACATATTAAAATACTCCAAGAGTATATAGAAGATGATCTTGTTGTTGTAAACAAGGGAAGAGAATCTGGCGGGACAACACTTACACCAAAAGCTAAAGAGCTAATCTTAAAATATAAGCAACTTGAAGCAGAAGTAAAAGCCTATTCAACCAAAAGATTCCAAGAGATCTTTATAGCTGATGGCAATGTTATTCACTGTACTAAGGATAAGCAAGATGTATAAATTGAACTATTTAAATTATGCAGATGCTAAAGATGTATCAATAGAAAAAGAGCTTAGTATTGATCCTTTGAGTACAAATGTTGAGTATGAAAAGTTAAGCTCTGATTTAACTTCAAAATTTGATTTTTCGCATCTGCATACATTCTCTTTTTCAAAAGAAGGGTTTCTAGGTTTAATGTTGGAATTAAAAGAAGATATCGCTGTAAGTCTTGGTGAGAGTGAAGCATTGATCCAAGCTGCCAAACTATATGAAACACTGGGTTTCAAAGTGACTTACATAGATATAAAGCATAATGGAGAGATAGACTATAAAGATGTAGAGTCAATAAAAGAAGAGTACTTTTTTGTATCTCCATATATTATAGATACCTTTGTTAGAGTTGATTTGAAAAAAATCAAAGAATTATTTTGTGGAACTGTTATTTCAAATATATCGGCAACTCTAGATGCTTCACTATGTGATATTGCTTATTTTGATGTTTATAAACTAAGTGGATATTGTACGCATTCAGTGCTTCTGCATGACGGTCTGTTTGAAGAGCAAAACATTGCAAGTATTGACACACTTGGAGTAAAACTAATCTCAGATGCTCTTAACAAAAAAAGAGAAAACATAACTTGCAAAAAAGAGTTTATAGAAGCTTTAAAAGAGAGTTTGAAAGATGACTTTTTCTTTTTTGTAGGTGCAGATGCAACACTTGATAATGTAGTTCACTTTGGGCTTAAAGGTATAAAAGCCAGACAAGTTATTAGAAATTTAAGTCTATCAAATATTTTTGTAACAAATGGAGAAGGATGTTCTTTGGGCCTTTCACGCCCCTCTAGAATTATTCAGGAAATGGGTTATACAGAGCTGCAAAGTAGACAAGCACTATCTCTATCTTTTTTTAAAGATTTAGATAGTGAAGAGATACAATTTGTGGCTTCTAAGATAGCAAAATCATACAGACAGATAAAGGCTTTACATGGATAAGTATTTAGATTTTAAAGATGCTGTTGCTTCATCACTTGGGATTGCTGAAGTAACAACTCTTGAAGAAACGGTTCATATCGGTGACTCTATAGGAAGAGTTTTGGCACAAAAAGTCATCTGTGTTAAGAACCTTCCATCTTTTAATAACTCTGCAATGGATGGCTTTGCAATAAAAGCTACAGATGCAGGTAAAAGATTAAAAGTTTTAAAGACTATTTTAGCTGGTGATAGTGTTGAAGCGACTCTTAGTGCTGGAGAGTGCTACAAGATAATGACTGGTGCTAAAGTGCCAAGTGATGCTGATACTATCATCCCTATAGAAGATGTTTTAGATTATGAAAACAGTGAAGTCACAATCAAAGAAAATGTCGTAAAAAACTCATGTCTAAGATTTAAGGGTGAAGAGAAAGCTCTTGGTGATGTTTTATTTGATAAAGGTGAAGTTATCACATCCGGTATGGTAGCTCTCTTAGCTTCTCAGGGCATTACAATGCTCTCACTATATAAGAAGCTAAACATTGCCGTTGTATCGACTGGAAATGAGCTAAAAGAGCCATGGGAGATAGCAAGTGATGATGAGATTTATAACTGCAACTCTTATGCGATTATCTCGCTTTTAAAAGAAAAAGGCTTTAACGCGACATATACAGGTGTCGTGCCTGATTCTCTTGAGAAATCAGTTGAGTTTGTTAATGGCTTAAAGAGTTACGATCTGATTATAACAACAGGTGGCATCTCTATGGGAGATGCTGACTACATGGCAGAGGCATTTGAGCGCAATGGCCTTGAGATAGCTTTTCATGGAGTTAACATCAAACCTGGACGTCCTATCATGATGGGAAAAATGGATAATACTTTCGTAATGTGTCTTCCTGGAAATCCATTAACAGCTATGGTAAACATGCATCTATTTGCCTTTCCTGTTTTAAACAAGTTACAAGGTTCTTTGAAAGTTTTTCATGATGTAGATATTGCTACAAATGTTAAAGCCTTTAAAACAAAATCTGGTCGCGTTAATGTTGTTCTAGGGAGTTATGCAGATGGAAAATATTGCGTAACCCAAAATAATAAATATGGCTCTGGGATGATTAGTGTGATAGATGCTAGTAATTGTATTCTTGTTACAGATGAATCATGTGAGAGTATATCAGAAGAAGATAGCGTCAAGATTATTAAGTTTAATTGCTTATATAGCAAAGATCAAATCGATCTATTTAACTAAGGAGAAAAAGATGAATAAAAAAATATTACTAAGTTTAGGGTTTAGTGCCCTACTCGCTTCTAGTTTATTAGCAAAAGAGAGTGTATCAGTTTTTCATGCAGGATCTTTAGCAGTTCCATTTGCTGAGATTGAAAAAGCATTTGAATCAAAGTATCCTCAATACGATGTACAAAGAGAAGCAAGTGGCTCTATTGCAGCAGCTAGAAAAATTTCTGAAATTGGCAGAGCGGCAGATGTTATGGCAAGTGCTGATTATAAGGTAATTGACAATCTGCTAATTCCAAAAGATGCTAAGTTTAATGTGCAGTTTGCAACAAATGAGATGGCAATTGCTTATACATCAAATGCAAAATATGCAAAAGAGATAAATGCACAAAACTGGCCGGAGATTTTTTTAAGAGATGGGGTTAAGGTCGGTCATTCAAATCCTAATTTAGACCCTTGTGGATATAGAACGATGCTAGTTACTAAGTTGGCAGAAAAGCATTATAAGTCTCCAGGGTTATTTGACAAACTATTTGGTTATG
Protein-coding regions in this window:
- the fdhD gene encoding formate dehydrogenase accessory sulfurtransferase FdhD; this encodes MPNTKYLKKIIIDRVDGDEITEVEDVTIEEARLNVYLNGEKIISMMCIPKDQKAHAIGFLMSENVISDITDVEYIEVSEDGLKVDIKAAVDTDSLQNLYKEKTLVSGCGGGITGNIAGSLEIPFNQTSFVISPKTISDEVKLFYADSELYKLTGCVHKAMLYLEDKTTVTAEDIGRHNAIDKVVGKCKIDSLDTTKAVLFVSGRLSSEMVVKAVMHKIPIVVSRTAPTYLGVQTANTHGITLIGFARGRKMNIYTHSGRIHG
- the wtpA gene encoding tungstate ABC transporter substrate-binding protein WtpA translates to MNKKILLSLGFSALLASSLLAKESVSVFHAGSLAVPFAEIEKAFESKYPQYDVQREASGSIAAARKISEIGRAADVMASADYKVIDNLLIPKDAKFNVQFATNEMAIAYTSNAKYAKEINAQNWPEIFLRDGVKVGHSNPNLDPCGYRTMLVTKLAEKHYKSPGLFDKLFGYGESYKVGDEKKSKIIVRPKETDLLGLMEANAYDYLYIYKSVAQQHGLKYIELPKEVSLVDNEFKNFYKTVSFKISGKKPGLFVTKYGGAMVYGITVVENNKSPKNKDGAIKFVNFVLSDEGKKIMASNGQGTFSSPTITGDASIIGK
- a CDS encoding molybdopterin molybdotransferase MoeA, with protein sequence MDKYLDFKDAVASSLGIAEVTTLEETVHIGDSIGRVLAQKVICVKNLPSFNNSAMDGFAIKATDAGKRLKVLKTILAGDSVEATLSAGECYKIMTGAKVPSDADTIIPIEDVLDYENSEVTIKENVVKNSCLRFKGEEKALGDVLFDKGEVITSGMVALLASQGITMLSLYKKLNIAVVSTGNELKEPWEIASDDEIYNCNSYAIISLLKEKGFNATYTGVVPDSLEKSVEFVNGLKSYDLIITTGGISMGDADYMAEAFERNGLEIAFHGVNIKPGRPIMMGKMDNTFVMCLPGNPLTAMVNMHLFAFPVLNKLQGSLKVFHDVDIATNVKAFKTKSGRVNVVLGSYADGKYCVTQNNKYGSGMISVIDASNCILVTDESCESISEEDSVKIIKFNCLYSKDQIDLFN
- a CDS encoding winged helix-turn-helix domain-containing protein, with translation MVVKVKTWIEDDSEHLIFGGGKTQVLELIDETGSISEASKKVGMNYKKAWTHIKILQEYIEDDLVVVNKGRESGGTTLTPKAKELILKYKQLEAEVKAYSTKRFQEIFIADGNVIHCTKDKQDV
- a CDS encoding cysteine desulfurase, with protein sequence MYKLNYLNYADAKDVSIEKELSIDPLSTNVEYEKLSSDLTSKFDFSHLHTFSFSKEGFLGLMLELKEDIAVSLGESEALIQAAKLYETLGFKVTYIDIKHNGEIDYKDVESIKEEYFFVSPYIIDTFVRVDLKKIKELFCGTVISNISATLDASLCDIAYFDVYKLSGYCTHSVLLHDGLFEEQNIASIDTLGVKLISDALNKKRENITCKKEFIEALKESLKDDFFFFVGADATLDNVVHFGLKGIKARQVIRNLSLSNIFVTNGEGCSLGLSRPSRIIQEMGYTELQSRQALSLSFFKDLDSEEIQFVASKIAKSYRQIKALHG